In Mongoliitalea daihaiensis, one DNA window encodes the following:
- a CDS encoding FtsK/SpoIIIE family DNA translocase, producing the protein MASEKPKANTFRKKQENATKGSSKPKREWNLSLFQDKRLPLSIGIFLLSAGIFLLFAFTAHLFSGKADQSLLGPMVDDDLIKTTEQAKNWLGLLGAKVSDIFIRRWFGIGAFFIPPFLVLAGIQLVFRQQLYSLTRYTIFGMFFLIWIGAFLGFMAVLNPSFAFLSEWSGGFGHESGIWLFNLLGWGSLILFIGCLLIFLILFYNIQQIGSLGETEEKTTAEAYAKDKSPAKSPFVSDEELEDEDDDLPELEDINEQEDGLGDDGSSWVIKGAENTPPASTGQLVLNIEDSRAPQEEKQATTKPVEEQRFSVAVKEGEEKTADEVENLDPYDPTLDLPHYKYPTLDLLNEYDFQKVTVTREELEDNKNKIVDTLINFKIGIQEIKATIGPTVTLYEIVPEAGIKISKIKNLEDDIALSLSALGIRIIAPIPGKGTIGIEVPNKNRELVPARAVIGTEKFMKSDKDLPVALGKTISNEVFVMDLAKMPHLLMAGATGQGKSVGLNMILASLVYKKHPSQLKFVLVDPKKVELTLFNKIERHFLAKLPGAEEAIITDTKKVIYTLNSLCIEMDQRYDLLKDAGCRNLKEYNAKFVARRLNPEKGHRFMPYIVLVIDELADLMMTAGKEIEAPIARLAQLARAIGIHLVVATQRPSVNVITGIIKANFPARLSFRVTSKIDSRTILDAGGADQLIGMGDMLLSTGSEMTRLQCAFLDTPEVDAICDWIGEQKGYPDAYLLPEFVGEEGEGNLGDIDLADRDPLFEDAARLIVLHQQGSTSLIQRKLKLGYNRAGRIVDQLEAAGIVGPFEGSKAREVLIQDETSLERLLSSL; encoded by the coding sequence ATGGCTTCCGAAAAACCTAAGGCAAATACTTTTAGAAAAAAACAAGAAAATGCAACCAAAGGCTCCTCCAAACCAAAGAGAGAATGGAACTTAAGCCTGTTTCAAGACAAAAGACTTCCTTTGTCGATCGGAATCTTTTTGCTATCCGCGGGTATTTTTTTATTGTTTGCCTTCACGGCACACTTATTCTCTGGCAAAGCAGATCAAAGCTTACTAGGGCCTATGGTAGATGATGACTTAATCAAAACTACTGAGCAGGCAAAAAACTGGCTTGGATTACTAGGAGCCAAAGTTTCAGACATATTTATCCGTCGTTGGTTCGGCATAGGAGCCTTTTTCATTCCACCTTTTCTCGTACTTGCTGGGATTCAATTAGTATTCCGTCAGCAGTTGTATTCGCTTACCCGATACACAATATTTGGCATGTTCTTTCTCATATGGATTGGTGCTTTTTTGGGCTTTATGGCAGTACTCAATCCTTCTTTTGCTTTTCTGAGCGAATGGAGTGGTGGATTCGGACATGAAAGTGGAATTTGGCTATTCAACCTACTTGGCTGGGGAAGCTTGATATTATTCATAGGCTGTTTATTGATTTTTCTTATCCTATTTTACAACATCCAACAAATTGGGAGTTTGGGTGAAACTGAAGAAAAAACTACCGCTGAAGCATATGCAAAAGATAAAAGTCCTGCAAAATCTCCTTTTGTATCTGACGAGGAATTGGAAGATGAAGATGATGATTTACCAGAACTTGAAGATATCAATGAGCAGGAAGATGGCTTGGGAGATGACGGGAGTTCGTGGGTTATCAAAGGAGCAGAAAATACGCCCCCAGCTTCAACCGGTCAACTAGTACTGAATATTGAAGATTCTCGTGCTCCTCAAGAAGAAAAGCAGGCAACTACTAAACCTGTTGAAGAGCAGCGTTTTTCTGTAGCAGTTAAAGAAGGTGAAGAAAAGACTGCCGATGAAGTTGAGAATTTAGACCCCTATGATCCTACTCTTGACCTTCCTCATTACAAATACCCAACATTGGATTTATTGAATGAGTATGACTTTCAAAAAGTAACCGTTACCCGTGAAGAATTAGAGGACAATAAAAATAAAATCGTAGATACCCTCATCAATTTTAAAATCGGTATTCAGGAAATCAAGGCCACTATAGGCCCTACGGTCACCTTATATGAAATTGTCCCGGAAGCGGGAATAAAAATCTCCAAAATCAAAAACTTGGAAGATGACATTGCATTAAGCTTGTCCGCCTTGGGTATACGAATCATTGCTCCTATTCCAGGTAAAGGTACTATCGGTATAGAGGTGCCGAATAAAAACAGGGAGCTTGTACCCGCAAGAGCAGTTATAGGTACTGAAAAATTCATGAAAAGCGACAAGGACCTGCCGGTGGCCTTAGGAAAGACCATTTCCAATGAGGTCTTTGTTATGGACTTGGCGAAAATGCCTCACTTACTCATGGCGGGGGCCACTGGTCAGGGTAAATCCGTAGGGTTGAATATGATTTTGGCCTCTTTAGTCTACAAGAAGCATCCTTCCCAACTCAAATTTGTCTTGGTGGATCCTAAAAAAGTGGAATTGACCTTGTTCAATAAAATTGAGCGCCATTTCTTAGCCAAACTTCCAGGGGCAGAGGAAGCCATCATTACCGATACCAAGAAAGTAATCTACACGCTCAATTCCTTGTGTATAGAAATGGATCAGCGGTATGATTTGCTGAAAGATGCAGGCTGCAGAAACCTGAAAGAATACAATGCCAAATTTGTGGCCAGAAGGTTGAATCCCGAAAAAGGCCATCGATTTATGCCCTACATCGTACTTGTAATCGATGAGTTGGCGGATTTGATGATGACAGCAGGCAAGGAAATCGAGGCTCCTATTGCACGCTTAGCCCAATTGGCCCGAGCGATTGGAATTCACCTAGTAGTCGCCACTCAGCGACCATCCGTAAATGTCATTACAGGTATCATCAAGGCCAACTTCCCTGCCCGTCTATCATTCCGTGTAACTTCCAAAATCGATAGCCGGACCATCTTGGATGCAGGTGGTGCAGACCAACTGATCGGTATGGGGGATATGTTGCTATCTACAGGTTCGGAGATGACCCGATTGCAATGCGCTTTCCTTGACACGCCCGAGGTGGATGCCATCTGTGACTGGATTGGAGAGCAAAAAGGCTATCCTGATGCATACCTCCTTCCGGAATTTGTTGGAGAAGAAGGTGAAGGCAACTTGGGAGATATAGACTTGGCGGATAGAGACCCTTTATTTGAAGATGCTGCCCGCCTGATTGTACTGCATCAGCAAGGAAGTACCTCCTTAATACAGCGGAAACTCAAACTTGGATACAACCGAGCGGGCCGAATAGTTGATCAACTCGAAGCAGCAGGCATTGTGGGACCTTTCGAAGGAAGCAAAGCGCGGGAAGTTTTGATTCAAGATGAAACAAGTTTGGAACGGTTATTGAGCAGTTTATAG
- the pyrF gene encoding orotidine-5'-phosphate decarboxylase translates to MTRQEIFQQIQQKASFLCVGLDTDIHKIPQHLLKEADPIFEFNKQIIDATADVTVAYKPNIAFYESLGAKGWESLQKTLEYIPKNIFTVADAKRGDIGNTSALYARAFFDTMDFDSITVAPYMGVDSVSPFLEFKGKWVILLALTSNQGSQDFQIMTASDGRPYFHHVLEKSQTWGTPDNLMYVVGATRGEKIAEVRSLVPEHFFLVPGVGAQGGSLEEVAKYGMNAQCGLLVNSSRGIIYADSSETFAKTAQVEAQKLQEEMKKLLDQYL, encoded by the coding sequence ATGACCCGCCAAGAGATTTTCCAGCAAATCCAACAAAAAGCGTCCTTCTTATGTGTTGGCCTAGATACCGATATTCATAAAATCCCTCAACACCTCCTCAAAGAAGCAGATCCTATTTTTGAATTCAACAAGCAGATCATTGATGCAACGGCGGATGTAACGGTGGCTTACAAACCTAATATCGCTTTTTATGAGTCTTTAGGAGCTAAAGGTTGGGAGTCCCTACAAAAAACGCTGGAATATATCCCAAAAAATATATTTACTGTGGCAGATGCTAAGCGGGGAGACATAGGAAATACCTCTGCTCTTTATGCCCGCGCATTCTTTGATACCATGGATTTTGACTCGATCACCGTTGCTCCTTACATGGGCGTGGATAGCGTGAGTCCATTTTTGGAATTTAAAGGTAAATGGGTCATCCTCCTGGCCTTGACTTCCAACCAAGGGAGTCAAGACTTTCAGATCATGACAGCTTCCGATGGCAGGCCTTACTTCCACCATGTGTTGGAAAAAAGCCAAACTTGGGGCACTCCTGACAACCTGATGTATGTGGTAGGTGCTACCCGGGGAGAGAAAATTGCGGAGGTTAGAAGTCTGGTTCCCGAACACTTCTTTTTGGTGCCAGGCGTAGGTGCGCAAGGGGGAAGTTTGGAGGAAGTAGCCAAGTATGGCATGAATGCCCAATGCGGATTATTGGTCAATAGCTCTCGGGGAATCATCTATGCGGATAGCTCTGAAACCTTTGCAAAAACAGCCCAAGTCGAAGCCCAAAAGTTGCAGGAAGAGATGAAAAAACTGCTGGATCAATACCTCTAA
- a CDS encoding DUF2851 family protein — MANFNEDFLQTIWKYQYFDKNSLETVTGERIEIKKIGFHNFHEGPDFLEAHIKIGKLEYHGHVEIHKYASEWNQHEHQEDPRYNSVILHVVWDHDKDILRQDQTIIPTLELKGRVFLDVLRNYERLITKSSELLCADELQEIPDILKFSMIEKSLVERLEKKSLLLLEILGQTNNDWEETAYRWLFQCFGFKTNAVPMAKVGSSVSYKVLQRLSFQQRSLEAILFGQAGFLEGETSDEYAMDLQQEYHFQQQKFGLKFACHAQEWKMMGVRPSNFPSIRLAQLVQVLRQNPNLFSAVLHDLDNFHNFKKIFAITLPSYWQEHYRFGKKAEKTTSKGLSKDSLYHLAINFVVPLWYTYGKYLQEPEWKEKCIDFLQTIPAENNYILRKFKAVNWPVQHAFDSQGMLGLFHNYCSQKKCLDCKIGQNIIKPQKMGRPEKKGNLVKRWD; from the coding sequence ATGGCCAACTTCAACGAGGATTTTTTACAAACCATCTGGAAGTATCAGTACTTCGATAAAAACAGTTTAGAAACTGTCACAGGAGAGCGTATAGAAATCAAAAAAATCGGTTTTCATAATTTTCATGAAGGCCCTGATTTCCTGGAAGCCCATATCAAAATAGGTAAGCTGGAATACCATGGGCACGTGGAAATTCACAAGTATGCCTCCGAATGGAATCAGCATGAGCACCAAGAGGACCCCCGCTACAATTCGGTCATCTTGCACGTAGTCTGGGATCATGACAAAGACATTCTGCGCCAAGACCAAACAATTATTCCTACGTTGGAGCTGAAAGGGAGGGTATTTTTGGATGTGTTGAGAAACTATGAGCGATTGATCACCAAATCTTCCGAATTACTATGTGCAGATGAGCTCCAAGAGATTCCTGATATCCTCAAATTTTCCATGATTGAAAAATCTCTCGTCGAGCGATTGGAAAAAAAGTCTTTATTACTTCTCGAAATCTTGGGACAGACCAACAATGACTGGGAAGAAACCGCCTATCGTTGGCTATTTCAATGCTTCGGTTTTAAAACTAATGCAGTCCCAATGGCTAAAGTAGGCAGTAGTGTATCTTACAAAGTATTGCAACGCTTAAGCTTTCAGCAACGCAGTTTGGAGGCTATTCTTTTCGGTCAGGCAGGGTTTTTAGAAGGTGAGACTTCAGATGAATACGCGATGGATTTACAACAAGAGTACCATTTTCAACAACAAAAATTCGGACTAAAGTTCGCTTGCCATGCTCAAGAATGGAAAATGATGGGTGTACGTCCTAGCAATTTCCCCAGCATCCGCCTCGCTCAATTGGTGCAAGTATTGCGTCAAAACCCTAATCTATTTTCAGCAGTGCTACACGACTTGGATAACTTTCATAATTTTAAAAAGATTTTTGCCATCACCCTTCCCTCCTACTGGCAAGAACATTATCGCTTTGGTAAAAAAGCAGAAAAAACCACCTCCAAAGGACTCAGCAAAGACAGTCTCTACCATTTGGCAATCAATTTTGTTGTTCCTCTTTGGTATACCTATGGCAAGTACTTGCAAGAACCTGAATGGAAAGAAAAATGCATAGATTTTTTACAAACCATACCCGCAGAAAACAATTACATTCTTCGGAAATTCAAAGCTGTCAACTGGCCTGTACAGCATGCATTTGATTCACAGGGGATGTTGGGACTTTTCCACAATTACTGTTCACAAAAAAAATGCCTCGACTGCAAGATTGGACAGAACATCATCAAGCCCCAAAAAATGGGCAGGCCAGAAAAAAAAGGAAATTTGGTTAAGAGATGGGATTGA
- a CDS encoding nucleoside phosphorylase, which produces MSKRIPESELIINPDGSIYHLNLKPEHLASTIIAVGDPERVAKISKYFDSIEFEITKREFVTHTGYYQGKRITVISTGMGTDNIEIFMTELDALVNIDLETRLPKEKHTSLDIIRIGTSGSMRQEIPAGSMLASAYGVGLDTLMTFYTTSYTSLEKQVGKAIQESLQIGFTPYCIQGSDKLLKLLGEGLIIGNTATCPGFFGPQGREVRLKPAIPDIIEKLSTINVDGFQMTNFEMETAGYYAMGRLLGHEVLSLNAIVANRVTQEFASNSYEIVDELIQHTLKKIAE; this is translated from the coding sequence ATGAGTAAACGAATTCCAGAGTCTGAATTGATCATTAATCCCGATGGGAGTATTTATCATCTCAACTTGAAGCCAGAGCATCTGGCTTCAACTATTATAGCCGTAGGCGATCCTGAGCGCGTAGCTAAAATTTCCAAGTATTTCGATTCCATAGAGTTTGAAATCACTAAGCGGGAATTTGTCACACACACCGGATACTATCAAGGAAAACGCATCACCGTCATTAGCACTGGGATGGGTACAGATAATATCGAGATTTTCATGACTGAGTTGGATGCCTTGGTCAATATAGACTTGGAAACCCGCTTACCAAAAGAAAAACATACCTCATTGGACATCATCCGAATTGGAACTTCAGGAAGTATGCGTCAGGAAATACCCGCTGGCTCGATGTTGGCATCTGCCTACGGTGTAGGTTTGGATACCCTGATGACATTTTACACAACGTCTTATACTTCTTTGGAGAAGCAAGTGGGGAAGGCTATACAGGAATCCTTGCAAATCGGATTTACGCCCTACTGCATCCAAGGTTCCGACAAACTTTTGAAGCTTCTAGGTGAAGGTCTGATTATTGGAAATACTGCCACCTGTCCTGGATTCTTTGGTCCACAAGGTAGAGAAGTTCGTTTGAAACCAGCTATTCCTGACATAATTGAAAAGCTAAGTACCATCAATGTGGACGGCTTTCAAATGACAAACTTTGAAATGGAAACAGCGGGCTATTACGCTATGGGGCGCTTATTGGGTCATGAAGTGTTGAGTCTAAATGCAATTGTGGCCAATCGGGTAACGCAGGAATTTGCATCCAACTCCTATGAGATAGTAGATGAGTTGATACAACATACCTTAAAAAAAATAGCGGAATAA
- a CDS encoding transposase, with protein MVLSLANEETYQKRLKKTTKQARSTGHNVSEKFKIKARLNIMVTNVPSEVLKTNEIRKVYAMRWQIELIFKTWKSLVTINEFNSKKIHRFECQLYGKLIWVILNLKIFNCLQEQMYGKYKILCSIWKYFRLIQNIQNFLIKAVKNQNQLRLLIKKLIDYAPKAIYLEKKKGKLALEHIINLLT; from the coding sequence TTGGTTCTTTCACTTGCCAATGAAGAAACCTATCAAAAAAGACTAAAAAAAACAACCAAACAAGCAAGGTCAACAGGACATAATGTTTCTGAAAAGTTTAAAATCAAGGCCAGACTCAATATTATGGTTACCAATGTTCCGTCTGAGGTACTAAAAACCAATGAAATAAGAAAAGTTTACGCTATGAGATGGCAAATAGAACTCATTTTCAAGACTTGGAAATCTTTGGTTACGATAAATGAGTTTAACAGTAAAAAAATTCATAGGTTTGAATGTCAGCTTTACGGAAAGCTAATTTGGGTAATCCTTAATCTAAAGATATTCAACTGTTTACAAGAGCAGATGTATGGTAAATATAAGATACTATGCAGTATTTGGAAATACTTTAGACTGATACAAAACATCCAAAACTTTCTAATAAAAGCAGTTAAAAACCAAAACCAGCTCCGACTTTTGATTAAAAAATTGATCGATTATGCTCCAAAAGCAATTTATCTTGAAAAAAAGAAAGGAAAATTGGCTCTTGAACATATAATTAACCTCTTAACCTGA
- a CDS encoding LolA family protein, whose amino-acid sequence MKSILLTLIIALFCIPFSGTLQAQKDPKAKAVLDGMSQKYRGLKGLKASFEVTYFDGFDSKGQMQKGEIAIKGDKYHLKLPDQEIFNNGKTIWNFIESGNYKEVTINNASDLEDELTPSSVYTMYQKGYNYRLVGEKTENGVVLQEIELTAERSSAPFQRVLLWVEKSTKDLKAWEILDDQGGKFRYEFKSVNTNADLPDTFFTFNPQKYGKIEIIDLR is encoded by the coding sequence ATGAAGAGTATCTTACTCACATTAATCATAGCACTGTTCTGTATTCCATTTTCAGGAACACTTCAGGCCCAAAAAGATCCCAAAGCAAAAGCTGTATTGGATGGCATGAGCCAAAAATATCGGGGACTTAAGGGGCTCAAAGCCAGTTTTGAAGTCACTTATTTTGATGGCTTTGACAGCAAAGGACAAATGCAAAAAGGTGAAATTGCTATCAAAGGCGATAAATACCATTTAAAACTGCCAGATCAGGAAATTTTCAATAATGGCAAGACCATTTGGAATTTTATTGAGTCCGGCAATTACAAGGAAGTCACCATCAACAATGCTTCGGATTTGGAAGATGAGTTAACACCATCATCCGTCTATACTATGTATCAAAAAGGATACAATTATCGCTTGGTAGGTGAGAAAACAGAAAACGGTGTTGTATTGCAAGAAATTGAACTGACTGCAGAGCGCAGCAGTGCTCCTTTTCAACGAGTTTTATTGTGGGTAGAAAAAAGTACGAAGGATTTGAAAGCTTGGGAAATCCTTGATGACCAGGGTGGCAAATTTCGCTATGAGTTCAAGTCCGTCAATACGAATGCCGACCTACCGGATACGTTCTTTACTTTCAATCCTCAGAAGTACGGGAAGATTGAGATAATTGATTTGAGGTAG
- a CDS encoding response regulator: MSTVIIADDHPLFLKGVRSFVEEYGLQVLGEAFNGHDAFELIKAHEPDLAIVDLEMPLMTGLEVAKEVKTVGLGTKIIILTFHKEIYLAQEADNLNLSGYLLKEFAIEEMKRCLDQVIAGQQFFSENLYPKITEEFSLLTDAKITPSEKKILRLIAEGLDTRQIAKRLFISDRTVEKHRSNIIQKLQLDKKTNALLLWAQKNKGLIF, encoded by the coding sequence ATGAGTACTGTTATTATAGCGGACGATCATCCTTTGTTTTTGAAAGGCGTACGCTCATTTGTAGAGGAATACGGTTTGCAGGTGTTGGGGGAGGCTTTCAATGGCCATGATGCTTTTGAACTGATAAAAGCGCATGAACCAGATCTCGCGATTGTTGATTTAGAAATGCCTTTGATGACTGGTTTAGAAGTGGCAAAGGAAGTAAAAACCGTTGGTTTAGGTACTAAAATTATTATCCTCACTTTTCATAAAGAGATTTATTTAGCCCAAGAAGCAGATAACTTGAACCTGTCTGGTTATCTATTGAAAGAATTTGCAATTGAGGAAATGAAACGTTGTCTTGATCAGGTCATTGCTGGTCAGCAGTTTTTTTCTGAAAACTTGTATCCAAAAATCACCGAAGAGTTTAGCCTACTAACGGATGCTAAAATCACTCCATCTGAAAAAAAGATTCTTCGCTTAATAGCAGAGGGATTAGACACTCGTCAAATAGCTAAAAGATTGTTTATATCTGATCGTACTGTGGAAAAGCATCGTAGCAATATTATTCAAAAACTACAGCTAGATAAAAAAACCAACGCGTTGTTACTTTGGGCTCAAAAAAATAAAGGACTAATATTTTAA
- a CDS encoding acetyltransferase has translation MEKPVIIFGAKGIAHPALEIFNSNKVIVYGFLEEEASLHGTEINVVPVLGHPEDDGFLKLIGKKCEAFVAVDDNKYRQFLVKLLNDRRKVQPVNAIHERAYISTDATVGHGNFVNAQVTVGAGSAVGSHCIFHTGAIIDHTCQVEDFVQVGAGSIVNAGVTLKEGAFVGSGVTIVAGLTIGKNARIGAGSVVISDVKDNETVFGNPAVPIKK, from the coding sequence ATGGAAAAACCAGTAATAATTTTCGGAGCCAAAGGAATTGCTCATCCCGCATTGGAGATCTTCAATAGCAACAAGGTCATTGTCTATGGCTTTTTGGAGGAAGAAGCAAGCCTGCATGGTACCGAAATCAACGTGGTCCCAGTATTAGGCCATCCAGAAGATGATGGGTTCCTTAAACTGATCGGTAAAAAATGCGAGGCATTTGTAGCCGTAGATGACAATAAATACCGACAGTTTTTAGTGAAATTGCTCAATGATCGCCGCAAGGTACAACCTGTCAATGCCATTCACGAGCGTGCATACATTTCTACGGACGCAACAGTTGGACATGGAAATTTTGTGAACGCCCAAGTTACCGTTGGTGCTGGAAGTGCTGTTGGAAGTCATTGCATTTTCCATACCGGTGCCATCATTGACCATACCTGCCAAGTAGAGGATTTTGTACAAGTAGGTGCAGGTTCCATTGTCAATGCAGGCGTCACCTTAAAAGAAGGCGCCTTTGTCGGAAGTGGCGTGACCATTGTAGCAGGATTGACTATTGGAAAAAATGCACGAATCGGTGCAGGTTCGGTAGTTATCTCCGACGTAAAAGACAACGAAACCGTATTTGGAAATCCAGCGGTACCCATCAAGAAGTAA
- the trhO gene encoding oxygen-dependent tRNA uridine(34) hydroxylase TrhO yields the protein MENNNYSILLYYCYAAIEDCEAYREEHHLFCIENNIRGRIIISPEGLNGTVSGLKEDCEKYMAYIHADPRFAKTEFKIESYDKHAFTKIHVRVKPEIVHSSLRHIDPNVKTGKHLEPLEFKAMKDQEDVVILDVRSNYEHELGHFKNAMRLDIDNFRDFPEKVKELEHLKGKKVLTYCTGGIKCEKASAFLLEQGFEDVYQLHGGIIKYGMEAGGEDFEGKCYVFDNRIAVDVNAINPTVISTCHVCGTNCDRMVNCANPSCNAHLPICEKCGWELEGACSTTCQEHPEKRPYDGTGYYQKNTNGYNPYKGLFRKPNKENVKNLIHE from the coding sequence ATGGAAAACAACAACTACAGTATCTTACTTTATTACTGCTATGCAGCAATTGAAGATTGTGAAGCATACAGAGAAGAACACCATCTGTTCTGCATTGAAAACAATATCCGTGGGCGAATCATCATTTCCCCGGAAGGATTGAACGGGACAGTTTCCGGTCTGAAAGAAGACTGCGAAAAGTACATGGCCTACATTCACGCGGATCCTCGATTTGCCAAGACAGAGTTCAAAATCGAATCATACGATAAGCATGCCTTTACCAAAATCCATGTGCGTGTAAAACCCGAGATTGTGCACAGTTCCCTTCGCCACATTGACCCCAATGTAAAAACAGGGAAGCACTTAGAGCCTTTGGAATTCAAAGCCATGAAGGACCAAGAGGATGTAGTAATTCTGGATGTGCGCTCCAATTATGAGCATGAACTAGGGCATTTTAAAAATGCGATGCGCTTAGATATTGACAACTTCCGTGATTTTCCTGAGAAGGTTAAGGAACTGGAGCACCTGAAAGGCAAGAAAGTATTGACTTATTGCACAGGAGGTATCAAATGTGAAAAGGCGTCCGCATTTTTGCTGGAGCAAGGATTTGAGGATGTGTATCAATTGCATGGAGGTATCATCAAATACGGCATGGAAGCGGGCGGTGAGGACTTCGAAGGCAAGTGTTATGTCTTCGACAACAGAATTGCTGTCGATGTCAATGCAATAAATCCAACCGTGATTTCTACTTGCCATGTCTGTGGGACCAACTGTGACCGCATGGTCAACTGTGCCAACCCAAGTTGCAATGCCCACTTACCTATCTGTGAGAAATGTGGGTGGGAACTGGAGGGCGCTTGCAGTACCACTTGTCAGGAACATCCAGAAAAACGTCCCTACGACGGAACAGGATACTACCAGAAAAATACGAATGGGTATAATCCCTACAAAGGCTTATTCAGAAAGCCGAATAAAGAAAACGTCAAAAATTTGATTCATGAGTAA